Proteins co-encoded in one Arachis hypogaea cultivar Tifrunner chromosome 13, arahy.Tifrunner.gnm2.J5K5, whole genome shotgun sequence genomic window:
- the LOC112738259 gene encoding dnaJ homolog subfamily C GRV2 isoform X2 translates to MVMLYLDSSFLQKCHSWKGVLRITKCVQAVTVRPLSSVSALVRFAEEPQMFAVEFSDGCPIHVYASTSRDSLLAAVRDAIQTEGQCAIPVLPRLTMPGHRIDPPCGRVYLQYGQQKPVADAESASMHLKHLAAAAKDAVAEGGSIPGSRAKLWRRIREFNACIPFTGVPLNIEVPEVTLMALITMLPAASNLPPESPPLPPPSPKAAATVMGFIACLHRLLASRSAASHVMSFPAAVGRIMGLLRNGSEGVASEAAGLVAALIGGGPGDANVMDSKGEWHATIMHTKSVLFANQSYVIILVNRLKPMSVSPLLSMAVVEVLEAMICDPLGETTQYNVFVELLRQVAGLKRRLFALFGHPAESVRETVAVIMRSIAEEDAIAAESMREASLRDGALLRHLLHAFFLPAGERREVSRQLVALWADSYQPTLELLSRILPPGLVAYLHTRSDGVQDEETNQEESSIGRRKRRLLQQRKSRIGRGLTSQEQPFASANNFDVSDSGRQTGSAIIRGSDNYHRAALEPSSGQASDIQSSVVHTNENLSSGSPTAVTQNGYSTVVASATCPSANSNEAKVPDLSNSVDPDGNAVGLQNADVPAPAQVVVENTPVGSGRLLCNWPEFWRAFGLDHNRADLIWNERTRQELRESLQAEVHKLDVEKERTEDIVPGGAILEMATGIENVPQISWNYAEFSVRYPSLSKEVCVGQYYLRLLLESGSGGRAQDFPLRDPDAFFRALYHRFLCDADTGLTVDGAVPDELGASDDWCDMGRLDGFGGGGGSSVRELCARAMAIVYEQHYKTVGPFSGTAHITVLLDRTDDRALRHRLLFLLKALMKDLANVEACVLVGGCVLAVDLLTVVHEASERTAIPLQSNLIAATAFMEPLKEWMYIDREGAQIGPVEKDAIRRLWSKKAIDWTTRCWASGMLDWKKLRDIRELRWALALRVPVLTPPQVGDAALSILHSMVSAHSDLDDAGEIVTPTPRVKRILSSPRCLPHIAQAILSGEPSIVEAAAALLKAIVTRNPKAMIRLYSTGAFYFALAYPGSNLLSIGQLFAVTHVHQAFHGGEEAAVSTSLPLAKRSVLGGLLPESLLYVLERSGPAAFAAAMVSDSDTPEIIWTHKMRAENLIRQVLQHLGDFPQKLSQHCHVLYDYAPMPPVTYPELRDEMWCHRYYLRNLCDEIRFPNWPIVEHVEFLQSLLVMWREELTRKPMDLSEEAACKILEISLEDVSGDDVNKKHSSEVSDETSSLSKQIENIDEEKLKRQYRKLAMKYHPDKNPEGREKFLAIQKAYERLQATMQGLQGPQPWRLLLLLKGQCILYRRYGDILEPFKYAGYPMLLSAVTVDKDDNNFLSSDRAPLLVAASELVWLTCASSSLNGEELVRDGGVQLLATLLSRCMYVVQPSTPGNEPSAIIVTNIMRTFSVLSQFEAARSEILEFSGLVPDIVHCTEFELVPGAVDAALQTIANVSVSSELQDALLRAGVLWYLLPLLLQYDATAEEPDATESHGVGASVQIAKNMHAIRAAQALSRLSGLCGDESSTPYNWSAANALRVLLTPKLSSMLRDQLPKDLLSKLNANLESPEIIWNSSTRGELLKFVDQQRAAQGPDGSYDIRDSHDFAYKALSKELFIGNVYLRVYNDQPEFEISEPEAFCVALVDFISYVVHNHPFEDADQYVDGISSPAQNYEDAVDGFVSEQPVLDNSSTISEEQVVGKEEAELVRSLRSALISLQNLLTNNPNLASIFSNKDKLLPLFECFSVPETSNSNIPQLCLGVLSLLTAHAPCLQAMVADGSSLLVLLQMLHSSPSCREGALHVLYALASTPELAWAAAKHGGVVYILELLLPLKEEIPLQQRAMAASLLGKLVGQPMHGPRVAITLARFLPDGLVSVIRDGPGEAVVVALEQTTETPELVWTPAMAASLSAQISTMASELYREQVKGRVVDWDVPEQASGQQEMRDEPQVGGIYVRLFLKDPKFPLRNPKRFLEGLLDQYLSSIAATHYDTQAVDPELPLLLSAALVSLLRVHPALADHVGYLGYVPKLVAAVAFEGRRETMSSGDANIGKNADKTYDPDNGSTEHTQTPQERVRLSCLRVLHQLAASTTCAEAMAATSVGTPQVVPLLMKAIGWQGGSILALETLKRVVVAGNRARDALVAQGLKVGLVEVLLGLLDWRAGGRNGFCSQMNWNESEASIGRVLAIEVLHAFATEGAHCTKVREILNNSDVWSAYKDQRHDLFLPSNAQSAAAGIAGLIENSSSSRLTYALTAPPLQSSTSRPPPSSTSDFHGKQELS, encoded by the exons ATGGTGATGCTGTATCTCGACAGCTCATTCTTACAAAAGTGTCACTCGTGGAAAGGCGTCCTGAGAATTACGAA ATGTGTGCAGGCTGTTACTGTTCGTCCTTTGTCTTCAGTAAGCGCCCTTGTTCGGTTTGCTGAAGAGCCCCAGATGTTTGCAGTTGAATTCAGTGATGGATGTCCTATCCAT GTTTATGCAAGCACATCTCGCGATAGCTTACTTGCAGCTGTTCGTGATGCAATTCAAACTGAA GGTCAATGTGCCATACCTGTATTGCCAAGGCTGACAATGCCTGGTCACCGGATTGATCCTCCCTGTGGAAGAGTTTATTTGCAATATGGTCAGCAAAAGCCAGTTGCTGATGCTGAAAGTGCTTCAATGCATTTGAAACATTTAGCAGCTGCTGCCAAGGATGCTGTTGCTGAAGGTGGTTCCATTCCTGGATCAAGAGCTAAACTATGGCGAAGAATAAGGGAGTTCAATGCATGTATACCTTTTACTGGTGTGCCTTTAAACATTGAAGTGCCAGAGGTTACCTTGATGGCCTTGATTACTATGCTTCCTGCGGCCTCAAATCTTCCTCCAGAATCTCCTCCTTTGCCACCCCCGTCACCAAAAGCTGCTGCAACTGTGATGGGTTTTATTGCTTGTTTACATCGACTACTTGCATCAAGAAGTGCCGCATCACACGTGATGTCTTTTCCAGCAGCAGTTGGAAGGATAATGGGTTTGCTTAGAAATGGTTCAGAGGGTGTTGCATCGGAGGCTGCCGGGCTTGTTGCAGCACTCATTGGTGGTGGGCCTGGTGATGCTAATGTGATGGATTCTAAAGGAGAGTGGCATGCAACAATTATGCATACGAAGTCAGTATTGTTTGCTAATCAGAGTTATGTCATTATTCTTGTCAACAGATTGAAGCCTATGTCAGTATCACCTTTGCTGTCAATGGCTGTGGTTGAAGTGCTCGAGGCTATGATTTGTGATCCACTTGGGGAAACTACTCAATATAATGTTTTTGTTGAGTTGTTGCGCCAAGTTGCTGGGTTAAAGCGTCGTTTGTTTGCACTATTTGGTCATCCTGCCGAAAGTGTTAGAGAAACAGTAGCTGTTATTATGCGATCAATTGCTGAAGAAGATGCTATTGCTGCGGAGTCCATGCGAGAGGCTTCTCTGCGTGATGGTGCTTTGTTGAGGCATTTATTGCACGCTTTTTTCCTTCCTGCTGGTGAACGCCGTGAAGTTAGTCGACAACTTGTTGCTCTTTGGGCGGATTCCTATCAACCCACTTTGGAGCTATTGTCTCGAATTCTGCCTCCTGGACTTGTTGCTTATTTGCATACACGCTCTGATGGAGTTCAAGATGAAGAAACGAATCAAGAGGAGTCATCAATTGGGAGAAGAAAAAGACGCTTACTTCAGCAGAGGAAAAGTCGCATCGGGAGAGGACTAACCTCTCAAGAACAACCCTTTGCTTCAGCTAATAATTTTGATGTTTCAGATTCGGGTAGGCAGACAGGGAGTGCCATTATTAGGGGCTCAGACAACTACCATAGAGCTGCTCTTGAGCCAAGCTCTGGACAGGCTTCAGATATTCAATCTTCTGTTGTTCATACTAATGAAAATTTGTCCAGTGGATCTCCTACAGCAGTCACACAAAATGGGTATTCAACTGTTGTGGCCTCAGCTACTTGTCCATCTGCAAACTCAAATGAAGCAAAGGTACCTGATTTATCAAATTCAGTTGATCCTGATGGCAATGCAGTTGGCTTGCAGAATGCAGATGTTCCAGCTCCTGCTCAAGTTGTGGTGGAGAACACTCCCGTGGGTTCTGGTCGGCTTCTATGTAACTGGCCTGAATTCTGGCGAGCGTTTGGTCTTGATCACAATCGTGCAGATTTGATTTGGAATGAGCGTACTAGGCAAGAGTTAAGAGAATCTTTGCAAGCTGAAGTCCATAAACTAGATGTTGAAAAAGAGCGTACTGAAGATATTGTTCCTGGGGGTGCTATCCTTGAAATGGCAACAGGGATTGAGAATGTCCCGCAAATATCTTGGAACTATGCTGAATTTTCCGTTCGTTACCCAAGCCTGTCAAAAGAAGTTTGTGTGGGCCAATATTATCTGCGTCTCCTGCTTGAGAGTGGCAGTGGTGGCAGGGCACAAGACTTCCCGTTGCGTGATCCAGATGCTTTCTTTAGAGCACTTTACCATCGTTTTTTATGTGATGCAGACACAGGGCTTACTGTAGATGGGGCTGTTCCTGATGAACTAGGTGCATCAGATGATTGGTGTGATATGGGTAGACTAGATGGTTTTGGTGGCGGTGGTGGTTCATCAGTGAGAGAGCTTTGTGCAAGGGCAATGGCAATTGTATATGAGCAGCACTACAAGACTGTTGGTCCTTTTTCAGGCACTGCTCACATTACTGTTCTCCTGGACAGGACAGATGACAGAGCTCTGAGACAcagacttctttttcttttgaag GCTTTGATGAAGGATTTAGCTAATGTAGAGGCTTGTGTTCTAGTTGGAGGCTGTGTATTAGCTGTCGATCTTCTTACAGTGGTCCATGAAGCTTCGGAGAGGACAGCTATTCctttgcaatcaaatttgattgctGCTACGGCTTTCATGGAGCCACTCAAGGAATGGATGTATATCGACAGAGAAGGTGCTCAAATTGGACCTGTGGAAAAAGATGCTATTAGAAGGTTATGGTCCAAGAAGGCTATTGATTGGACAACAAGGTGTTGGGCCTCTGGGATGCTAGATTGGAAGAAGTTGCGTGATATTCGTGAGCTTCGCTGGGCACTTGCCCTTAGAGTTCCTGTCCTTACCCCACCTCAG GTTGGAGATGCAGCTTTGTCCATATTGCATAGCATGGTGTCTGCACATTCAGATTTAGATGATGCTGGAGAAATTGTTACTCCAACTCCTAGAGTAAAACGAATCTTGTCAAGTCCACGTTGCCTTCCTCACATTGCACAG GCCATTCTCTCTGGGGAACCAAGTATTGTTGAGGCAGCTGCTGCATTGTTGAAGGCCATTGTTACCAGGAATCCCAAAGCCATGATACGTCTATACAGCACCGGTGCATTTTATTTTGCACTGGCTTATCCAGGATCTAATCTACTTTCAATTGGGCAACTCTTTGCTGTCACCCATGTCCACCAAGCATTTCATGGTGGCGAAGAGGCTGCGGTTTCAACTTCATTGCCTTTGGCAAAACGTAGTGTTCTTGGTGGACTTCTTCCTGAATCTTTGTTGTATGTATTGGAGCGCAGTGGTCCAGCAGCATTTGCTGCAGCAATGGTATCTGATTCTGACACTCCTGAGATAATATGGACTCATAAAATGAGGGCAGAAAATTTAATACGTCAG GTTTTGCAACACCTTGGTGATTTTCCACAGAAATTGTCACAGCATTGCCATGTTTTATATGACTATGCCCCAATGCCTCCAGTTACATACCCTGAACTTAGAGATGAAATGTGGTGTCATCGTTATTACCTGAGGAATCTATGCGATGAGATCCGCTTTCCAAATTGGCCTATTGTTGAGCATGTAGAGTTTCTGCAGTCCTTACTTGTAATGTGGCGTGAAGAGTTGACGAGAAAACCTATGGATCTTTCTGAAGAAGCAGCTTGCAAGATCCTTGAAATATCCTTGGAGGATGTATCTGGTGATGATGTAAATAAAAAGCACTCTTCGGAGGTATCAGATGAAACATCTAGCttatcaaagcaaattgaaaatatTGACGAGGAAAAGTTAAAGCGACAATATCGAAAACTTGCTATGAAATATCATCCTGACAAAAACCCTGAAGGAAGGGAGAAGTTTCTTGCTATACAGAAGGCTTATGAACGCCTCCAG GCTACAATGCAAGGATTGCAAGGTCCTCAGCCTTGGAGATTGCTTCTTTTGCTGAAGGGACAATGCATTTTATACAGAAGATATGGAGACATATTGGAGCCATTCAAATATGCTGGCTATCCCATGTTGTTAAGTGCTGTTACTGTGGACAAGGATGATAACAATTTTCTTTCTTCAGATAGAGCACCTCTCCTTGTTGCAGCATCAGAGCTTGTTTGGCTGAC ATGTGCATCTTCTTCACTGAATGGAGAAGAGCTGGTAAGAGATGGAGGAGTGCAACTTCTTGCAACTCTTCTTTCCCGTTGCATGTACGTTGTTCAGCCATCTACTCCTGGAAATGAACCATCTGCCATTATTGTTACAAACATCATGCGAACATTTTCAGTTCTTAGTCAATTTGAGGCTGCCAGATCTGAGATACTCGAGTTTTCTGGGCTAGTTCCAGACATTGTGCACTGCACTGAGTTTGAGCTTGTACCAGGAGCTGTTGATGCTGCTCTACAGACTATTGCCAATGTTTCTGTTTCATCTGAATTGCAGGATGCTTTATTGAGGGCTGGTGTTTTATG GTACCTATTGCCGCTGCTGCTTCAGTATGATGCAACTGCTGAAGAACCGGATGCAACAGAATCACATGGTGTTGGTGCCAGTGTTCAAATTGCCAAAAACATGCATGCCATACGGGCAGCCCAGGCTCTGTCAAGGCTCAGTGGTTTGTGTGGTGATGAGAGCTCAACTCCTTACAATTGGTCGGCAGCAAATGCCCTCAGAGTTTTGCTAACACCTAAGCTTTCTAGCATGTTACGAGATCAATTACCTAAAGATTTGCTGTCCAAGTTGAATGCAAACCTGGAGTCTCCAGAG ATTATATGGAATTCTTCAACACGGGGAGAGCTGCTGAAATTTGTGGATCAGCAGCGTGCAGCTCAAGGTCCTGATGGTTCATACGATATCAGAGATTCACATGACTTTGCCTATAAAGCACTATCAAAGGAATTGTTCATTGGCAATGTTTACTTGAGGGTCTACAATGATCAGCCAGAATTTGAAATTAGTGAACCAGAAGCTTTTTGTGTTGCTCTAGTTGATTTTATATCTTATGTTGTGCACAACCATCCTTTTGAGGATGCTGATCAATATGTTGATGGCATCTCTTCTCCTGCTCAGAATTATGAGGATGCTGTTGATGGATTTGTGAGTGAACAGCCTGTCCTAGATAATTCTAGCACAATATCCGAGGAGCAAGTTGTTGGGAAGGAAGAAGCCGAGCTAGTTAGAAGTCTCCGTTCCGCATTGATCTCCCTACAG AACCTATTGACTAATAATCCAAATTTGGCATCCATTTTTTCCAATAAAGACAAGTTACTGCCTCTTTTTGAATGCTTTTCTGTCCCTGAAACATCAAACAGCAACATCCCTCAACTTTGTTTAGGAGTGCTGTCACTCTTGACGGCACATGCTCCTTGTTTGCAAGCCATGGTTGCAGATGGATCTAGTCTCCTTGTTTTACTACAAATGCTTCACTCATCCCCAAGTTGTCGTGAAGGGGCTCTCCATGTTCTCTATGCATTGGCAAGTACACCTGAACTGGCCTGGGCAGCTGCCAAGCATGGTGGTGTTGTCTACATTCTTGAACTACTGTTGCCTTTGAAAG AAGAAATTCCACTCCAACAAAGAGCTATGGCAGCCTCCTTGTTGGGGAAACTTGTTGGGCAACCAATGCATGGTCCAAGAGTTGCTATAACACTTGCAAGGTTTCTTCCAGATGGCCTTGTATCAGTAATTAGGGATGGACCTGGTGAAGCTGTTGTTGTTGCGCTTGAGCAGACTACCGAGACACCAGAACTTGTGTGGACGCCAGCAATGGCAGCTTCCTTGTCTGCACAGATTTCAACCATGGCATCAGAATTATATCGGGAGCAGGTGAAAGGCCGTGTTGTTGATTGGGATGTACCTGAGCAGGCATCTGGACAGCAGGAAATGAGAGATGAGCCACAG GTTGGTGGCATCTATGTTCGTCTGTTTTTGAAAGATCCCAAATTTCCATTGAGAAATCCTAAAAGATTCTTGGAAGGCCTTCTAGATCAGTATTTGTCATCCATTGCTGCCACACATTATGACACTCAGGCTGTTGACCCAGAGTTGCCTTTGCTTCTATCAGCTGCATTAGTTTCATTGCTTCGTGTTCATCCTGCACTAGCTGATCACGTTGGATATCTTGGATATGTGCCAAAACTAGTTGCTGCTGTTGCATTTGAGGGAAGGCGAGAAACAATGTCATCAGGTGATGCGAATATTGGAAAAAATGCAGATAAAACATATGACCCTGATAATGGATCAACAGAGCACACACAAACTCCTCAAGAACGTGTGCGGTTGAGTTGTTTGCGTGTCTTGCATCAACTTGCAGCTAGTACCACATGTGCAGAAGCTATGGCAGCAACAAGTGTAGGAACCCCTCAG GTTGTACCACTGTTAATGAAAGCTATAGGGTGGCAAGGTGGAAGCATATTAGCTCTCGAGACCTTAAAGCGTGTTGTGGTTGCTGGAAACCGAGCAAGGGATGCTCTTGTTGCACAAGGACTTAA AGTTGGTCTTGTTGAGGTACTTCTTGGTCTGCTTGATTGGAGGGCTGGAGGGAGAAATGGTTTTTGTTCTCAAATGAACTGGAATGAATCTGAAGCTTCTATCGGCAGAGTGCTTGCAATTGAG GTATTGCATGCCTTTGCTACTGAAGGAGCCCACTGTACTAAAGTCCGAGAAATATTGAACAATTCTGAC GTTTGGAGTGCATACAAAGATCAAAGGCATGATCTTTTCCTTCCTTCAAATGCACAATCCGCAGCCGCTGGAATTGCTGGTTTGATCGAGAACTCATCGTCATCAAGACTCACGTATGCCCTTACTGCACCTCCACTGCAGTCATCTACTTCTAGACCTCCCCCATCATCCACATCCGACTTCCATGGAAAGCAAGAACTCTCATAG